A genomic window from Candidatus Binatia bacterium includes:
- the nuoK gene encoding NADH-quinone oxidoreductase subunit NuoK, whose protein sequence is MDTPVENYLVLAAILFGIGALGVLIRRNVIVILMSIELMLNAVNLTFVALARQHWSVDGQVIVFFVMTVAAAEVAVGLAIILVNFAQRKTINADEINLLRW, encoded by the coding sequence ATGGATACCCCGGTCGAAAACTATCTCGTCCTGGCGGCCATTCTGTTCGGAATAGGCGCGCTCGGCGTCCTGATCCGGCGGAACGTGATCGTCATCCTGATGTCGATAGAGCTCATGCTGAACGCCGTGAACTTGACCTTCGTCGCGCTCGCGCGGCAGCACTGGTCGGTCGATGGCCAGGTCATCGTGTTCTTCGTCATGACGGTCGCCGCCGCGGAAGTCGCGGTCGGTCTCGCCATCATTCTGGTGAACTTCGCGCAGCGAAAGACGATCAATGCGGACGAGATCAACCTCCTTCGCTGGTAG
- a CDS encoding NADH-quinone oxidoreductase subunit J, producing the protein MTLFWILAFLTVPAALTVVLHRNPVYSALALVFTLFQVAIMFVALDAFLIAFLQVIVYAGAILVLILFAIMLLSLEPEEPSPERSTIRAWGWGLAALLGLELGAVATMEHSGSAEAGPADFGSVTSVATELFSTHMLPFELTSILLLVAVVGAVVLARRRS; encoded by the coding sequence GTGACGCTCTTCTGGATCCTCGCTTTCCTGACGGTGCCGGCGGCTCTCACGGTCGTGCTTCACCGCAACCCGGTCTACTCGGCGTTGGCCCTGGTGTTCACGCTGTTCCAGGTCGCGATCATGTTCGTCGCGTTGGACGCGTTCCTGATCGCGTTCCTGCAAGTGATCGTCTACGCCGGCGCGATTCTCGTGCTGATCCTGTTTGCGATCATGCTGCTCAGTCTGGAGCCGGAAGAACCTTCCCCCGAGCGGAGCACGATTCGCGCGTGGGGTTGGGGTCTAGCCGCACTTCTCGGACTCGAGCTTGGCGCGGTCGCTACGATGGAGCATTCCGGGTCCGCTGAAGCGGGCCCCGCGGACTTCGGCTCGGTCACGTCTGTCGCGACGGAGCTGTTCTCCACCCATATGCTGCCGTTCGAGCTGACGAGCATCTTGCTCCTCGTCGCGGTCGTCGGAGCCGTAGTGTTGGCGAGGCGGCGGAGCTGA
- a CDS encoding NADH-quinone oxidoreductase subunit H — MEVLFTLGKVVVAFLIVLQLTLILLWVERKGSALIQDRVGANRANLFGGVLPFNLGIVNTWLADPLKLFHKEDIVPAEADQFLHWLAPWIAIFPLFVTFAVIPFGDVLVAGDYTINLQAAELDLGILYVLAMLSLAVYGVVVGGWASNSRYSFLGGVRGTAQMVSYEIALGLALVSVVLTFGTIDFQQIARDQGELMFGFLPAWGVFYQPIALVILFIAGMAESKRVPFDLPEAESELVAGFYTEYSGSKQSVFMMADFVEVAIVAALITTLFFGGWQVPYLYREGFAFPGGFEIALPSLLVTVLQVVSFLIKLFLFCWIQILVRWSLPRLRYDQLMELGWKRLLPLGLINVAVTAVLVLLFDGKTIP, encoded by the coding sequence ATGGAGGTCTTGTTCACTTTGGGGAAGGTCGTCGTTGCCTTCCTGATCGTCCTGCAGCTCACGCTGATTCTCCTGTGGGTAGAGCGCAAAGGCTCGGCCCTGATCCAGGACCGTGTTGGCGCGAACCGCGCCAACCTCTTCGGCGGCGTTCTGCCGTTCAACCTCGGCATCGTGAACACGTGGCTGGCCGATCCTCTGAAGCTCTTCCACAAGGAAGACATCGTCCCGGCCGAGGCCGACCAGTTCCTGCACTGGCTCGCGCCGTGGATCGCGATTTTCCCGTTGTTCGTGACCTTCGCCGTGATTCCGTTCGGTGACGTGCTCGTCGCGGGTGACTACACGATCAACCTGCAGGCCGCCGAGCTCGACCTCGGCATCCTCTACGTTCTCGCGATGCTCTCGCTGGCCGTCTACGGCGTGGTCGTCGGCGGCTGGGCATCGAACTCCCGATACTCGTTCCTGGGTGGGGTTCGCGGCACCGCGCAGATGGTCTCCTACGAGATCGCGTTGGGCCTGGCGCTCGTGAGCGTGGTGCTGACCTTCGGCACGATCGACTTTCAGCAGATCGCCCGCGATCAGGGTGAGCTGATGTTCGGCTTCCTGCCCGCCTGGGGCGTTTTCTACCAGCCGATCGCACTCGTCATCCTGTTCATCGCCGGCATGGCGGAGTCCAAGCGCGTGCCCTTCGATCTGCCCGAGGCCGAATCCGAGCTCGTTGCCGGTTTCTACACCGAATACTCGGGTTCGAAGCAGTCGGTCTTCATGATGGCCGACTTCGTCGAGGTCGCGATCGTCGCCGCCCTGATCACCACGCTGTTCTTCGGCGGGTGGCAGGTCCCGTATCTCTACCGCGAGGGCTTCGCCTTCCCGGGTGGGTTCGAGATCGCGTTGCCGTCCCTCCTGGTGACGGTGCTGCAGGTGGTGTCCTTCCTGATCAAGCTGTTCCTGTTCTGCTGGATTCAGATTCTGGTTCGCTGGTCGCTGCCGCGACTGCGCTACGACCAGCTGATGGAACTCGGCTGGAAGCGGCTCCTGCCGCTGGGGCTCATCAACGTGGCCGTGACGGCCGTGCTCGTTCTCTTGTTCGACGGAAAGACGATCCCGTGA
- a CDS encoding NADH-quinone oxidoreductase subunit A, producing MSFALCGLVATIMVCASWILGPKNPTKTKLEIFETGNPPVGSLRGVRFPIKFYLTAILFIVFDIEVVFMYPWAVVFRQLGWAGLAEMAVFVGVLTVGLAYVWRVGALEWE from the coding sequence ATGAGTTTCGCCCTGTGCGGGCTCGTAGCCACCATCATGGTGTGCGCCAGTTGGATCCTGGGGCCCAAGAACCCGACCAAGACCAAGCTCGAAATCTTCGAGACTGGGAATCCGCCGGTCGGCTCGTTGCGGGGGGTTCGCTTCCCGATCAAGTTCTACCTCACCGCCATCCTCTTCATCGTTTTCGATATCGAGGTGGTGTTCATGTACCCTTGGGCGGTCGTGTTCCGGCAGCTCGGTTGGGCCGGACTGGCTGAGATGGCCGTGTTCGTCGGGGTCCTGACGGTGGGCCTGGCCTACGTGTGGCGAGTTGGCGCCCTCGAATGGGAATGA